The DNA segment TGGAATGCTTGATGGTAGTGCGGATATCGATAATGAAGAGACGGATTATCTTATGGGCGCTCAATATAATGTTAAAGGTGAAGTTGTTGATCTCAACTATCTTAAATATACTTTCTTTCTAAGCAATGTGGGACCAACTGTTGCTATGTTTGATTTCAGTTTGAAATTCTTAGATAATCAAGATGGTGGCAATGTTGATAATACTGATGTTAAGGATATTCTCCGTATTGGTTTATATAGCAATACAGAAAAAGATGAACATAATGTTACTTATTATGCTAGAAAAGGAAAGAATATTAATATTGTTGATGGCAAGGAAACTTTCAATGAATATGTAAGTGATACCAACAGAAGTCTATGCACTAATTTTGCTGACGATGAAACTGTTTTAAGCTTTAGAGTGAAAAATTTTGCTCCTAATTCTCAAATTAGGTACACGGTTTTGTTCTGGCTTGAAGGCAGTGATCCAGATTGTACAGGCGTTCCTAAAGACGAGTCTAAAGTTAGATTAGGAATTGAAATTAATGCATATGAAAATCAAGAATAGATTAAAGCAATCACTTGGTATCAGATTCTTTTCCTTGGTGTTTTTAGCTCTTTTAAGCTTGGTTGGAGGAACGGCAGCCTGGTATCAATATTTATCGCGTGCAGGTTTTGGCTTTGAAGGTGTTTCTATTGGAAATACTGCTCTTATGGAAATAGGTTTTATCAGCAATGTTCAACTTGATGATTACAAAGCTTATGATTTGAGCATAGATGAAAATAATTCTAACATCTATTGGTCTCATAGTGAAATCAGCGAAGATGTTTTAAATTATGTTTTATCTTCTAATGGTTATGCCTATAATAAACTTTTTCCTGTATCTAGTGGCTCTTTTGATGGAACTTCAGATTTTTCTTTAATTGGAAATCCATATTATCTTGAAGATGGTTTTACTCCGGCTAAAAAATTTGGATATTTATATTTGCCTTTAGTCTTTAGAGTTAAAGATGTTGATAGCCAAGAGTATTTATCTGGTAAAAGTATTTATCTGAGCAATTCTTCTTTATCTACCCGCAATGGAATAGATCAAGCTATCCGTGTTTATATGAAAAATGATATCAATAGCTTCATATATAATCCATCACAAATGCATGATGGTGAAACTGCTGTCGGCGGTGTTTTAAATTTAAATGAAGACATGTACTATGACTATAAAGATGGAAAAGAATTTGTTTATGGTGAATATGAAAACATTGTTTACACCAGTTCTTATTCTGGAGAAAATGAAGTTGATCCGAAAGATGTCACTACTTTTACCGCTAATCATAAAGGTGGGGTAATGACAATTGATAAGGAAAAATCCACTTTTAAAACCGCGAAATATTTGGGAAATGATTCTTTGATATCTGACGGAAAGATTTTGACCATAACCGGTGAAGATGGTATTGCTAGACTTGATTTAACATTATATCTTGAAGGTTGGGATAAATCAGTTATCAACGAGAATATCGGTTCTTATTTCAATTTGAATCTAAATTTTGGAGTTAACACCAATGAATAGAAAAGTATTGCTTTTTTATCTGGTGATGATTTTATGCTTGGTGTCTTCAGTCAGTGTTACCGCAGCTTGGTATGTCGGCAATAGAAACCTTTATGTTAAAGACTTCGATATCGGCTTCAACGGCGATAAGGAAGTAAAAATAGGTACTACAGAAGAAGAATTCTATGAAGACATTCCATCTAGTGATATTCTTGAAGTTGAAGGCTTTGTTCCTGTCAGCTCCATGTATTCATATAAATGGTTGGAACAGAAGAAAACTACGCCAGAATTTAGACAATCTTATTCCTCTTTAACTACAGAATCAGAAATGGATAGTGGTATTGCCAAAAAAGGTTTTTATTCACAGGAGTTCTATTTATATAGTGAACGCAATGTGATTGTGTCTTTAGCCGAGGAAACTAAAGTTGAACCAAATGTAAAAAAGAATTTGGAGACAGCTAAAAAAATTAAAGACGAATATCCTGATTTATCTCAGGATAAAATATTAGATAATTTGAATAGTATTGCTAATTCTTTGAGAATATCTATTCTTGTTCCGGATGAAAATTATTATTCATATTTCATCATCGATCCGAAAAAAGATGATGAAAAAATATATTTTGTTGGACGGTTAGATAATAACGCTGATGGATATTATGATTTTAAAGCGGGAAAAGAAAGACTTTTTGGAGAATATGAGGAAGATGATATTGCAAAAATAGTCTATAAGGATGAAAATGTAATTGATTCGGAATTAAGTGATACAACAAAGATGGCTTCTGCATTTAATGCAAAAACAAGAAAAGGTATAAAAGCAATAGATTGGAAAAAAACATTGGAAAATGGCTTTGAACCAGTTGAAGAGAAATCTTTAACTGTCGAAGAAGCTTCTAATACAATGCTTGTTCCACTAGTTGGATTGAAACCACAGAAAATCATAATCTCAATATATTTAGAAGGTTGGGATTTAGACAATACCGATATAACAAGACTAGGAAGTTTTTCCGCCGATATAAAATTTAAAGTGTTGAGGTAATATTATGGGTGTATATTTTGAATATTTAAAAGAAATGATAATCCAAGTTTTTAAAGACATTGGAACATTTTTTGTTAAACTTTTTGCCGGACCATGGGAAAATGTCGGTGATAATTTTAAGTACTATGGTGATATCTTCAATACTTATTCTAATCAATTCGGACCTGCTGGATGGGTTTTCTTTGTTATATTTGCGATATTCTTTATTGCTTTGATCGGTGGTCTTTTGTTCTTATTGTTCTTGCTCTTAAGAAAATATATTCGCTTTGTCAAAAGAGAACTTGATAAAGATGCTCTTAGAGAAGAAGTTGAACGTTTGAGTTATGAACTATATAAGACAACAGAAGAAAAAGATAAAATTCTCAATTTAAAGGTTGGAGCTTTTGGTGGAAGAACTGTTGAACAGATGGAAGAAGATGAGAAAAAGGATCAAGTTCCGGCTTCTACAACTTTATCTCGCTTTCCAAAACTTACAGCAGTTGATATCGAATACGCTAACTTAAATACTGAAATACCTAATATTGATGGCTTAACTTTAGAGGAAGTTTGTAATTCCTTTAGAGGCTTTGCGGCAAGCCAATTAAAACTCTATTATAAAATTGATACTATCAGACAACTTTTTGCTGGTATGGCTACTTCTAAATTGATTATTTTAGAAGGTATATCTGGTACTGGTAAAACTTCTTTGCCATATGCTTTAGGAAAGTTCTTGATGCATGATGCTTCTATTTGCTCTGTTCAACCTTCATGGAAAGACCGCAGTGAACTTGTTGGCTACTACAATGAATTCACAAAGAAATTCAATGAAACTGAATTTTTGAGAGCTTTATATGAATCAACATACCGCAAGGATTTAGATGTTGTAGTTCTCGATGAAATGAACTTAGCACGTATTGAATACTATTTTGCTGAATTCTTATCGATGATGGAACTTCCAAACGTCAATGACTGGTTAGTTGAATTGACCAGCAATACTGAGGCTAATGATCCAAAGAATATCCGCAAGGGTAAATTATTAGTTCCACAAAATGTCGAATTCTTTGGAACTGCTAATAACGATGACTCAACATTTACTATTTCTGATAAGGTTTATGATCGTGCAATTTCAATTTTCTTTGATAATAAGGGAATTCCATTTGAAACAGAATTTGTCGAACCTATTCAACTCAGCTATTCACAACTTCGCAAATTATATCAAGATGCTATTTTCCAATATCCTCTTTCTGATAAGGTTTTGGAAAAATTTGAAAAACTTGATGCCTTTGTCATCAAAAATTTCAAATTAGCTTTTGGTAACCGTATCTTAAAACAACTTAATACATTTATTCCTGTTTATGTTGCCTGCGGTGGAAATGAACTCGATGGTCTTGACTTTATCTTTACCAATAAGATTTTGAAAAAATTTGAATCTTTAAATATCGCTTTCTTAAAAGATGAATTGAAGAAACTCAATTCTGAATTAGATAAATTATTTGGTAAAAATACATTTAAGATGGCTCATAATTATATCAACGATTTATTGAGGCTGAACTAAAATGGCTAAAAGCACACGCTATTTGACCATGGAAGAAGCCTACGTAAAAAAGGTTGATTCCTTGGTAAAAAAGAACAAATCCGCTGAAGCTGTTTTCAATCAATTAAAAGATGGTAAAAATTACTATCTCAAGATGAATAGCATCAAATCTTCTTCATTTGATACCAAATGGATTGAAAAGATTGAAGGAGCTATTTTAGATATTGGTCAAATTGTTAAAAATCCTTGGAAAACTACTAAAACTCAAGGAAATATAGTTCCGGTAGAACTAGCGAGAAAAACCAATGGAGAATCGGTTAGACATCTTTCTTCCCATACTCAATATGTTAAATCGGTCAGTGAAAACGGAGAAATTTTACCAAATAAAGTTTTAACCATTGAAGCAGTTGATGATTACGCTATCTATGAAAATAGATTTGTTTCAACACTTATTAAAAGATTGGTCTATTTTGTTGAAAAACGTTATGACTATTTGGTTGAACATGCGGAATTAAAAAATATTCAAGTCAATTATATTAAGTCTAAAGCTATTGTTGATGGAAATGAAGTTGAAATAGAAACCAAAGTAACCATTAAAAGCGATGTCAACGAAAAGATGCTTGAACAAGCTCAAGATTATTTAACAAGGGTAAAAAAACTTCGTGAATATTTAGTTTATTATTATAATAGTGATTTCATGAAGCGTTTAAAAAACGAAAAAGATGTTGTCAATCCTATTTTACAAACTAACGTTATAAGGAAAAATCCTCTTTATCATAAATGTTTCTTGTTATGGAAATTTATCGAACGCTATACAAGTTTAGGTGTTAATTATTCAATCGATGATAAATACTCTATTCTCGATGAAAAAGAACGCGAAGAGATGAATTACAATTTGTTCTCATCCTTTTTAACGCTCAAAGCTAAAGCACCGGTAAAAGTTCGAAAGAAGAAACATAAAGTCTATAAACCAAAAGTTTTAAATGATGTCGATGAACAGATTTATGCTTTTGCTCCAATATCATCTAAACCGATAAAATTGATCAGAGCAGATGATGAATATTTGGAATATTTAGCAAGACCGACATTCTTAAACTTGCCGGAAAAACCAACTTACGAACAAGCGATATATTTAAAAGATCTCTATGTTGAAAAAGAGAAGAATAAACGTCTTCGCGAAGCAGAGAAAGCTTTGCTTAAACGAAAAGTAAACGAAGAAAAAGATTTGGAAAAACAGAAAAAAGATCTTGAGAAATACAATCAAAAAGTTGAAGAAGATATGCTTAAAGAAGAAGAGGAAAGAAAAAGAAAAGCTATTGAATCAAGACTTGCAGCCGCTAGAAAAGATATTAAAAAAGCCGCTACAGTCGATAAAAAAGCTGATCTATATTCACCTTTAGAAGAAACTTCAACAGAAGAACAAGAAAAAGAACTAGAAGAGGTTAAGTAATGGCAGAAAAAAAGAAAGTTAAAAAAAGCAAGTTAAGAAGAATACTAGAAGGAATATTCTTTTCCGTTTTCGGTATAATCTTTGTTGCTATTTTAGGCTTTCAAATTGTTGGAAACATTACAAAGAAAGATAATTATGGTGTCCCAAATGTCTTAGGAACACAGATTATGGTTGTTTTAACCGATTCTATGGAACCGGATTATAAAGTTGATGATATGATAATTGTCAAAAAAACTGATCCGGAAAAAATATATGAATTAGTTAAATCTGATTCAAACACAAAAGAAGGCAAAGTCAAATTCCAAGATACTGCTCAAAATTTAAAATGGATTGAAGAAGATTGTTTAGTTATTGATACTTCTTCTTTGAAGATAGATTTAAGTTTTTACTATTCAACATCCGAACTGAAGATGACTATGACCCATCGCCTTATTGGCATTCGTTTAAATGAAGATGTTAAAGAAGGAAATGGAAGATATGATTTTTTTGTTCAAGGTATCAATTCAGAAAG comes from the Firmicutes bacterium CAG:345 genome and includes:
- a CDS encoding unknown (no significant homology to UniProt), producing MNRKVLLFYLVMILCLVSSVSVTAAWYVGNRNLYVKDFDIGFNGDKEVKIGTTEEEFYEDIPSSDILEVEGFVPVSSMYSYKWLEQKKTTPEFRQSYSSLTTESEMDSGIAKKGFYSQEFYLYSERNVIVSLAEETKVEPNVKKNLETAKKIKDEYPDLSQDKILDNLNSIANSLRISILVPDENYYSYFIIDPKKDDEKIYFVGRLDNNADGYYDFKAGKERLFGEYEEDDIAKIVYKDENVIDSELSDTTKMASAFNAKTRKGIKAIDWKKTLENGFEPVEEKSLTVEEASNTMLVPLVGLKPQKIIISIYLEGWDLDNTDITRLGSFSADIKFKVLR
- a CDS encoding putative uncharacterized protein (product inferred by homology to UniProt) codes for the protein MAKSTRYLTMEEAYVKKVDSLVKKNKSAEAVFNQLKDGKNYYLKMNSIKSSSFDTKWIEKIEGAILDIGQIVKNPWKTTKTQGNIVPVELARKTNGESVRHLSSHTQYVKSVSENGEILPNKVLTIEAVDDYAIYENRFVSTLIKRLVYFVEKRYDYLVEHAELKNIQVNYIKSKAIVDGNEVEIETKVTIKSDVNEKMLEQAQDYLTRVKKLREYLVYYYNSDFMKRLKNEKDVVNPILQTNVIRKNPLYHKCFLLWKFIERYTSLGVNYSIDDKYSILDEKEREEMNYNLFSSFLTLKAKAPVKVRKKKHKVYKPKVLNDVDEQIYAFAPISSKPIKLIRADDEYLEYLARPTFLNLPEKPTYEQAIYLKDLYVEKEKNKRLREAEKALLKRKVNEEKDLEKQKKDLEKYNQKVEEDMLKEEEERKRKAIESRLAAARKDIKKAATVDKKADLYSPLEETSTEEQEKELEEVK
- a CDS encoding putative uncharacterized protein (product inferred by homology to UniProt), whose amino-acid sequence is MVNLEYVKKRRRKKIAAAVSGISAIVVVTFVLLSFLGQNLGSFTINLKGTGVSLSLSEKSSMENQTSYLQIGSVPPMDTFTYGMLDGSADIDNEETDYLMGAQYNVKGEVVDLNYLKYTFFLSNVGPTVAMFDFSLKFLDNQDGGNVDNTDVKDILRIGLYSNTEKDEHNVTYYARKGKNINIVDGKETFNEYVSDTNRSLCTNFADDETVLSFRVKNFAPNSQIRYTVLFWLEGSDPDCTGVPKDESKVRLGIEINAYENQE
- a CDS encoding unknown (no significant homology to UniProt) — encoded protein: MHMKIKNRLKQSLGIRFFSLVFLALLSLVGGTAAWYQYLSRAGFGFEGVSIGNTALMEIGFISNVQLDDYKAYDLSIDENNSNIYWSHSEISEDVLNYVLSSNGYAYNKLFPVSSGSFDGTSDFSLIGNPYYLEDGFTPAKKFGYLYLPLVFRVKDVDSQEYLSGKSIYLSNSSLSTRNGIDQAIRVYMKNDINSFIYNPSQMHDGETAVGGVLNLNEDMYYDYKDGKEFVYGEYENIVYTSSYSGENEVDPKDVTTFTANHKGGVMTIDKEKSTFKTAKYLGNDSLISDGKILTITGEDGIARLDLTLYLEGWDKSVINENIGSYFNLNLNFGVNTNE
- a CDS encoding unknown (no significant homology to UniProt) — translated: MAEKKKVKKSKLRRILEGIFFSVFGIIFVAILGFQIVGNITKKDNYGVPNVLGTQIMVVLTDSMEPDYKVDDMIIVKKTDPEKIYELVKSDSNTKEGKVKFQDTAQNLKWIEEDCLVIDTSSLKIDLSFYYSTSELKMTMTHRLIGIRLNEDVKEGNGRYDFFVQGINSESKNYSGTQGQVFDERVLLGRVSFGSTFLGVIYKGVTSIWGLFILILLPSGYLIITSILDIVKGLKEDDEEDNDKKDGTSTLSKEDRERLKSEMLEELLNKANSNKENKK
- a CDS encoding putative uncharacterized protein (product inferred by homology to UniProt) — translated: MGVYFEYLKEMIIQVFKDIGTFFVKLFAGPWENVGDNFKYYGDIFNTYSNQFGPAGWVFFVIFAIFFIALIGGLLFLLFLLLRKYIRFVKRELDKDALREEVERLSYELYKTTEEKDKILNLKVGAFGGRTVEQMEEDEKKDQVPASTTLSRFPKLTAVDIEYANLNTEIPNIDGLTLEEVCNSFRGFAASQLKLYYKIDTIRQLFAGMATSKLIILEGISGTGKTSLPYALGKFLMHDASICSVQPSWKDRSELVGYYNEFTKKFNETEFLRALYESTYRKDLDVVVLDEMNLARIEYYFAEFLSMMELPNVNDWLVELTSNTEANDPKNIRKGKLLVPQNVEFFGTANNDDSTFTISDKVYDRAISIFFDNKGIPFETEFVEPIQLSYSQLRKLYQDAIFQYPLSDKVLEKFEKLDAFVIKNFKLAFGNRILKQLNTFIPVYVACGGNELDGLDFIFTNKILKKFESLNIAFLKDELKKLNSELDKLFGKNTFKMAHNYINDLLRLN